From Candidatus Vondammii sp. HM_W22, one genomic window encodes:
- a CDS encoding sigma 54-interacting transcriptional regulator, translating into MNTQERVLGSAPEFLRVVHAARMVAPTDAPVLMMGEPGAGKELLAREIHLASRRSGNPFVIVNCAGISDSQLADELITAASPGATLFLDGVGDLSLDAQAKLLHFLESMESGRSGYADLRIIASSSRSLTSLLDTGAFREDLFYRLHVVPIELPPLRERGDDVILMLKQFTADLARHHGRKAPRYSVTVRNLIKQYTWPGNVRELHNFCEQMVILMAGNIVQPENMPLEIRRKSERQVTGVAGFVLPEKGIDLLAMEGDMIRQAIGMVGGNRSKAARLLGLSRDTLLYRIQKHAIEM; encoded by the coding sequence TTCTTCGTGTGGTACATGCAGCACGCATGGTGGCACCTACGGATGCGCCGGTGCTGATGATGGGGGAGCCGGGTGCTGGTAAGGAGCTGCTGGCCAGAGAGATACACCTCGCCAGTCGCCGATCCGGAAACCCCTTTGTTATTGTCAATTGCGCTGGTATCAGCGATAGCCAACTGGCAGATGAGCTGATAACTGCAGCCAGTCCCGGCGCAACCCTTTTTCTGGATGGGGTGGGCGATCTCTCTCTGGATGCTCAGGCCAAGCTGCTCCATTTTCTTGAATCAATGGAGAGTGGCAGAAGCGGCTATGCCGATTTACGGATTATCGCCTCCTCTTCACGCAGCCTCACTTCTCTCCTGGACACCGGGGCGTTCCGCGAAGATCTTTTTTACCGACTCCATGTTGTCCCCATAGAGCTCCCGCCATTAAGGGAACGGGGCGACGATGTTATTCTGATGTTGAAGCAGTTTACTGCTGATCTTGCACGTCATCACGGTCGCAAGGCACCTCGTTATTCGGTTACCGTGCGCAATCTGATCAAGCAGTACACCTGGCCGGGTAATGTGCGCGAGTTGCACAACTTTTGTGAGCAAATGGTGATTTTAATGGCTGGCAACATAGTGCAGCCAGAAAATATGCCTCTCGAGATTCGGCGTAAATCCGAGCGCCAAGTTACCGGTGTGGCTGGATTTGTCCTTCCTGAGAAGGGTATAGACCTGTTGGCAATGGAAGGCGATATGATACGCCAGGCCATCGGTATGGTCGGCGGTAATCGCAGCAAGGCAGCGCGGTTGTTGGGGCTTAGCCGTGACACACTGCTTTATCGAATCCAGAAACATGCCATCGAGATGTAA